The genomic window GACCTGGGGTGGAGGAAATTATGATCCAGATGGGCAGAAATCTGGCCAACATAGTAacatactgggctggagagatgtctgaaaggttaagagcactgactgttcttctgaaggtcctgagttcaaatcccaggaaccacatgatggctcacaacaaccatctgtaatgagatctgacaccctcttctggagcatctgaggatagctacagtgtacttacatataataaataaatgagtgttttaaaaaaaataaaattaaattaaataaataaataaaaaacatagcaaaatacaagacagaaggaggcaggggtgggggtggggagactgatTGCCTCTCATTGCCTTTCCCCTACCCAACATGTACCATATTATCATCACGCTTTGAGGGAATATAGAGAGTGgagaaagtgcttgctgccagaGATCCACACATCCCATCTAGATGGACACCAAGCCTAGGAAGCTAAGGTTCCCACAATTCTCCAGTGCCCCAGGATGAAACACAGAGATGGGTTGGGGTTGGGGCACAAGAAACACGAGGACCAGGTCCTTCCATGAGCAGACTAGCACCTCTGCCCACAAGACACTGTGTTATTCCCAGCTTGAAGGAACTAGCTATCCATCCCTCCAGGACAAAGAGAAACCTCAAGCAAGGTGTGAGGGCTGGAGACCAGAGAGACATAGGTTTtatccctcaccttctcccttgcCTGCACCTCTGAAAGGATGCTCTTGGCTATGGTAGGATAGGAGTGATAAACGACACTCAGCTCCACCTACAACTCCCCTACCACCGCTAAACTTAAACATGCTTGTACAAGACCAGTGGATAGCAGAAGTGGCAGCCACAGGAAACAGTCCACATGGTTCCTctgaaggaggagcaggggaagcAGTATTGGTAACTAGAGAAGACCAGAAAGGGAGACCCCATTGCCACCTTGTACAAAGGTATGCTTAAGAAACTAACCATAAACAATGAAGCAAGGCCTAAACAAGTTAAGAAAGTTACCCCATGATCTactgacaaaaatcactaaatctcaaaatattctgaaaacagataacagctaataaaagccttagaaaacttgaaaaactcattatatatataaagtataaatgtgtgcctacaaTTATGCTTCCCAATACACTGTGTAAGCAGATGAttacaatcaagaaagactaattccagaaaagaaatccagatgcccagactctgttttgcctcatctgggtcttttataaaataatcccagtgttttatatctgacaaaacagggaaccaaagtaacttggataAAACCAAACTCTAGATCCTTTCTACTGCACTATAGATCAGTCTTCTggtaaatgcttctctaaaagaatgattttttttaaagatttgtggttttaacagtttattccacaaggaaaccaatgagaaacgattcccaatttctttcaaattgtaatgcaaggtaataaaaacacataaaggtcttatgaatgtgaagagactagttttctaagacagcaatgataatatttcttctaaaaaacaagttcactcaaatgaggcatttagattctggttccaaaagaggttgtgtcctttcttaaatcagggtttccctactctgtagccttcccttgaaaatactgttctcctggtgctatctcccaaaggctgggattaggtaccaccgtgtctacctttaaattcttaaaaatactgaagaacacaaacttcagtgtcttcactgtgacataagccaaatggctaataacttatttagttaatacgaaaacaattcacaccatgctttacaatcccaatctaaatttatacacagtagattgggtttcaggaaaacaccatcatccaattccagaaaacataactatgcactggttatctgctcagatttagattttgttgtgattcaagttgtcacttgtagaagtttgtacctaggtcttcttcccagccccatgctcccagaaataaaactcagactcaaaatatgtatacttacaaatatcttggccttatagctagtcttctctgactaggccatagtgcattataacccacttactcaaatctactttctgacacatgactacttacctgggctcaggtaccatgtgtcagtctcatcacattttcccaggcaaatatctcatccctggctctatcccagaattctttctgccttctgaatgtctcatcttgtattctacactttcctataggctgtagttttcttttagtaaaatacacaagatattctctctacagtcactagcatccttaaaaccttcaacttcaaattgttaattattctaattctacttGTACTTCTAAGGTACCAACACCACCAGCAATATCCAGAAGCCACCAAGAGGTTACTATGGCTTTTAAACACTCATGtgtacctgcttctcctttcaggattttattttggtaatactgCCACTCCAGTTGGATGTTAGCACCACGATGAAAAGGTGACCTTCCTGTGCCATAGTTGCTGacagagccactgtttttcctgtgagaaaaaaaaatgaattgtttCTCTACGTACAAAAGGATGTTAAGGTTATGTAATGGAATTTTTTCATGCAATTTTAATTATgtaatatttgttctttaatcacttatgcattaaatcttaaaaagcattaccatataacatcacctaatgttttttaagacagggtcttctgaaattctctatgtagaccacgctggccaggaactcactgatgttcacctgctaggattaaaagcatgcaccacgcatggctccagcaatgtttctgtaaaccgactcaatctaaaatcagcagagtcagttttccatggcttttcatttcttacaatgaAAAGCAGACAACTCAGATCCCAGGCTCAAATTGTAGGaatagacaacaaaacaaaaactataaacagaCTTTTACAATTCAGATATAAATACGTTTatcctcccattttatttttttttaattttatagcaatagaaacaaactggagattcatgcacagcaatgaaaatctgatgtttaacatataaccaaatgtgaatttcagacccccagattttgctttggttaagaacattactttaatgtatcatttccttttctgtataAAATTACAAGACAACAATAATGTTGTAAATCTGATGTGCAAGTAAAACACCACAGGCTTAGAGGGCAGGAgactcagaacaaagaaacacataacacagaaagtcttcttgcctctccatataaactagaaaaaagaacaatttactaGAAGGTAAGTTGTCCCAAGGCTAAaactaattctttcaaattcaaaataatacttttcagAGCTAAGTCACAACTACCTAGGACAAAAATAAAGCCTTGTTGGGAATCTAGAATTTTCTAGGATTTTCACATAAgagaaaaactgactttaaaTAGAAAACACTATTGTAGCTTTCTTGTCAagaaagaactaaggaaaaatcctaaataaatgtttcaatactAGTAAGTAGTACACACATAaacctaaaatttcattttaaaaaaaaaaagcagactgccCAGATGACTCACCTCTAcagtataaaattatcaaaacccaAAGATTAGTATGTTTACCTACATTCATAGAGGAGAGTTacttcaacagaagaacagaaagtctgaagacacaggataatagaaattttcccttaacaaacaataaaaagatatgaaaaatatccagaaaatatcctcatcTATTTAAGATAATACAGTCCTCAATTTAAGATACTCTTCTCTgtatatttcagcttacaccaagcagtagttttctaattttcctacactTGTGAATATAGGCTCCAGCCAATTTGAACAAAGGAATAGATTtgactaagaaaaatcaaaatactttccaaagaatacattgttctcaattcacacacacacacacacacacacacacacacacacacacacacacacacattgatatgtatctactttcttaaaacaaacaagaatacagacctttgagatctgttatatttcttatagcccctgagaaaaagaagcaatCAATATCAACATGCCTTACAGAGCTCTGCTGTCTGGGCCAGCTCAATTtgcctaaaaggaaaaaagaacattcaaacccaaactaatacttatcatttaaaacagattagttaattttagaaatcacattcaagaagaatggtatcataacataatatagaatatactATGGACTGTATACCACCTTAATAGATGAATTTCAGTTTCTCTAgttatctgatagaattttaaatcacttctaacaacaccatggtattctttcttattctattttctaattgtcttcttttaaaatttaattttacaagataaatttgattatttgtaacaattttggtatgtgtagtttcacatacttagctttaataagctccattctgcacaactctacaaactttatttaatgaaacaacaataacaatggctACTGCCTCCCAGTGTTCTTGATAAGTATTAAAACAAAGAGGTTTACAGGGGGATAGATTAATTCTCACAGCACTATGGAAAACATTGCTATTACCCCCACCTTTTATAGACTAGTAATTTaagtcccacagctgataaaTGCCCAAATTGCAATTTAACTCCAGTCTGCTTGATTTCCAACTTTTTAGGCTATCATACTACTCTTCTAATTAGACATATTTCAAAAAgtccacagaaaaaaacaaaaatctacatacaaagggaatttttctttcaccattagATGTTACTAGTTCTGCAGCACGTTTATTGCATTTATGGAGCTGAAAGTTAATATTATCTCGTAAGGACAATTACTGACTTAGAAAAACCAGAGATTGTTTATAAGGATTATTATAATCCAACTATTAGgataatattactttataataattttattacaaatacccCTCATGGTGttccaaaatataatagtacAGGTCCTAAATCTAACAATCTAAACTCTAAGAACTTTCTAAGCTTATAAGAAGTTCTGATTTCAAAGAATATGCTTGCGTATCagctttaaacaacaaaacaaaacaaaataaaaaacttactcCCGAACAACTGAGCCACTTCACGTACTAACTGTGAGGCGATTGTCTAGTCCCACTAGGTGCAAGGCACTGAACCTTTCTCCCTGCTGCTTTTAAGCAGATGTATGCTGGGCATCACTGATTCCTGTCGTTCCTcttgcagagaggaaataggCAAGAAAGGCAAACACCCATGCATGCTCCTGTCACAGAAAGTGGCAGAGCAAGGACTCAGATCCAGGCTACACTAAATCAAACTCTTGCCATTCTCTATGTAAATTTCACTAATCACGATCTTTCTTTTGTAGAAcaaggtatcaaactcagggccttgaatatgtaaggcaaacaacaatcacaattctactgttcaaagtactatgaaacagaaggtaaacaacctaaaaaatgttaaatatttaaggggcacagaagatttaaataaaatgcctatcacatggtttcttacaacatataaatttaaaaatttactcccATTCATTGACCTAACTCATAATagtattctaaagctttcaagatcaagtgacctttggttaaaaaaaaaaaaccaagaaacaaataacagatggcattattatgaaatattccaaaCTACTGGCTAAAAGCCTATttagatatacaaacaaataacataagagcaacaaacattcacatagaaagaccctgcaactttctaaaaccccattagcatctccctctttatgcctccctttccacagttataaagagtactatcatataatcttgaACCCTACTTTTTGACCACAAAAAAAAGAGACCAAAACCTTTGTCAAAATAACTGAACTAGAATCTAGTTTAAGTAACAACTATCACAAAACAGCTTCCTGTTGGATTGGGATGACAAGTGttagccacacacacaaatgagacaaTCTACATAGATGTTAAAACAATCTCCCTAAGTTTACCACATATTTACAACAgttctatttcaattttaatttttaagagtgcatTATTGAAACAGCCTTCTAGAAAATCTCAATTACCCTTACCAATCAGCATCATTCTCACAGGAGATTAGGAACGGAATATAAAATGTCACGTTTATACAGCTCATAAATTCAGCTGTTTATAAagtccccatgaagaaggaaagcttggaatcccagtgcatacagcactgaaatgacctgacattttgaggtagccacagttaagtttaatgggaaacatagtagcaaagttttcagttatagttactgtaacttatataacctaacattcctagaggatttttatattaagaagttTGGAATCATTAGAATACCAGTAAGAACATCAGAATGAAAGCATCAAATAGAactgttttgaagaaaacaattttagtacCTACCTGTGTCAGGTACAAGGGAAGAccagcctgtttttattttgttccaaatcagaggaagcttgcctgttaagataaaggattgagcaggaagtgaagatccacttaaatatatttaaagtgcaaATTTACTAGGTATCACCAAACACCCAGAAGTcaacaaaatgatgtatttaaaaaaaatcaagccaggtgcaggacttaaaccacagcactcagagactgagggcaggcagatctctgtgagttcgagggtaacctggtctacaaagtgagttccaggacagtcagggctatacagaaaaccctgactcaaaaccaaaacaaaattctgacagCTAGCTTTAGTGTTGAACCATTATGACTCTAGATATCAATAGTAGCATATCTGacaaacaaatatgcatgtattactggcaagaaaatacactgttaacaaaacatgtctatgctgctacagcagactagacaaaggcatatttggaaaacagctgtgtaagaaatatagtaaaacacacatttaaataactaACACTATTTGGATTTGTATTAAAGAGTCAGACCACACAAGCAGACCATCATGTACTTAGGTgatgccatgtgaaccttctctctaTTTTAATTGGTCAATCAAAGGTTAGAGTCTATGATTGGGTAGTGGAGGGGAAAGGTAGGATTGGAGGTTCAAAAGGGGGagcaggtagaggaagaaaaagagagaaggaagaggagaggaggaagccactatGGACCACATGGATGGGAGAAAGCACAAATCTTAGTGATTGGGAAGTAAGTATTTTGCCAATGAAGACAtatgacttataattaaaatatttggattatgtgtCATTTATATGGGCTATAAGGGTTGGAAATTTTAGCAACAAATTCGTGCACCTTATATCCAGCTTAGAACTGAACTAAATTGAGAGGAAAATCCAGCcccctatatcctaaacaaccagAGGTAACAACGCAGCCCTGAGCTGGGCCACAAGGTGGCGCCAATGTCACAGCATAgttggggttccctgagcctgaGAAAAATTCAAGGACCCAAAATCAATGCTGCCTGAAAAGCAACATTCACAGCTGAAGATCAGCAATtgaacaacaacagctatctttCCAGAGCTTTCTTCACAGACACAGCAGACTGATCTAGGCATTTCAGCCGCAAGCCAAACTTCCCCTGCAGCTTTCGAATTTCCAATATCCCCCCACCACACTTCTAAACAGGGCACAGGACAGACAAACCAGCTCTCCCAAATGCTTACACTGCAGGCTGCCTAATATCAACACACATGCTGAAGGCTATAGGCCAGACAAAAGATCCAGAGggcaaaaaaacacaaaagccaaggatctttgtgcggtcagcccctccctactaattaaagaccaataataaatactagtaaagactaataaaaaggccaataataaatactaataaaaaactaataataaaagaaccacaattttctaaatccaacaccagagggaaacaaacataccaaataataagaccaaatattaagaaataaatagtaattactgcaattgttttctcattcatttccttccacatgaataaggtgctacagagaattaaggagtttcttaactagtgattataaaaagcaatgatatttttaaacaattttttgtttctcagagtatatgtgaccgaagtctagaaattaaatttgccaaggtacattgaagaaatttttgcattttctagagaATAACTCTAAAACCTGTACTAGGATAGACTCTGAAGTAACACTTTACCAGCAAAacttgtaattataaacattatgaTCTACCCTCATTAAGCATAGcaaatattttgattgattaGTACTTAGTTTTAACTCAACAAACCTGTCCCTAATAGTTAGTTTCAGTCATCACAGAGACAACAGTACAATACTATACTAATGAAAATGTAGCTCTAGCTTTTGTCTCTATAACAAGGACTAAAGACTGCTAAGGACTGCTAAGGACTAAAGAGTGCTAATAATCACATACATTAAGAGTCATAGCTCAGAGAAACAGATGACACTATGTACTATATACTTGTGCAATGTTCCTAATTCTCAGTATTACCAGCAATGCTGAGATAAACTGAAATACGTTAAATTGTTCTATGCAAAATATCTACTTCCTCAGGACAAAATTCTTGACAGTAAAGTGAACTTTAAGGGTTACAGTTTATGAACACTGAAAACACAGAGTTGGTGTATAAAGTCACATCATACCTGAAACCAtatcataaactaaaaagaaaataattatctagacatgtaactgtctttattcattaaaCACACCCATTTTCCCAGTCATCATTCTCAGATTGCTTCCTCCAACAGCCCTGCCTCGTGGTGGgtagaaaaaattaagtcaattttatataataatgtactctTCGTTGATATTTatcaagggaaatgggaaatttgaaaattcaaatgtccaattaacggaagacaaaagattaatgccaagtaaattttgtcaaatgcattattttcaggatgctttatcagtacaatctgtccagagaacttcctccctacagtttaagcctcatatttaaacacatttcaacCTTTCAACTGGCTGAGTGAGGTCTATAGAGAATGAATCCATGCCCTCCTGAATAACAGCACTTAACATTCACATTGCATAAAAcatcaataaatcaaattaacAGTCACTTACTTGTTACCACTACTTAGTTAAACAATCTACTAAAATATTCCCTTTGgagtgtttgtagaaagatacagagaggaggggatatgttctatggtgatgtggtgaggtatgggagaatggggtgcctcagcaggcccatgccaaggcatcccttccccctgaggaccagccacatgatggtatagtatagaatagagtttattaagggcatggggaggggagttaagagggtggtagaggcagagaaagagacactagagaagtagagtagagaggtagaggccaaccatggcacgtggagagagaggggggaaggcaatgagagaagagaaaaagggaagcaggaaaagagcaggggaggagcaagagaccaagagggcaagagagcaaagagggggcaaccaggctcttttatagtggatcaggcctacctggctattgccaggtaacgatGGGATGGAGtttggacagaatgctaacatccttcatcatctgacagaaaatggctcttaaactaggtcatactagccaatcaagaaaacacacacagtataacacaCCTGCCATACAAACTGCACCCCCTgagaagttcattaaaagaacacagcacaagggactgattatcaggataaaatatgtaatacatgaggctgaaatataatacagcaagggggtattactgcacacccatgccaagatgtgctctggagaaattactacatgcaagagatcaggtgtgaggaggtttactgggagatagcagaggggtgaggacctgcagactgggtagaggcagacaagagcagagccatgagggcagataagggaagagggggccagaggacagaaaacactggcagaactaaactgtaccatacaacaccaggattaccaaacactgacacgtctctagcttcagtcttagggactaactagtaagctcattattagaccaaaagaggcaga from Apodemus sylvaticus chromosome 11, mApoSyl1.1, whole genome shotgun sequence includes these protein-coding regions:
- the LOC127696390 gene encoding uncharacterized protein LOC127696390 isoform X18, with translation MPRVNDGLQSLAELNKNPVGGFSAGLIDDNDLYRWEALIIGPPDTLYEGGVFKAYLIFPKDYPLRPPKMKFITDIWPPNGKLPLIWNKIKTGWSSLVPDTGKLSWPRQQSSVRHVDIDCFFFSGAIRNITDLKGKTVALSATMAQEGHLFIVVLTSNWSGSITKIKS